TTACAACTGTGACACACTCTGTGATGTCCATCAAAAAGAGCTTTTTTGTGATTGTACTGCTTGTTGGTAAATTGAGTCATTGAAtgctttgttgttgctgcttccTGAAAACACAATCAATATGCCAAACTGTGATGGAAGATTTGTGTTACCACACACTTTTATAATattccaacttttctttttaagcAGCAGCAAATGATGTTTGACTTAAATGTACTCCTGTTTTCattaatttaattacatttgCCACACACATGCTGACCCATCTCAAGCTTCACAGGGCTGTGAGCTGCTATCGCTCACTGCTGAGAAAAGCGTGAACTCCAACTTCAACAATCTGTATGGGTgtaaccagaggtgtggactcgagtcatgtgacttggactcgagtcagactcgagtcatgaatttgatgacttgagactcgactcgacaaaacgtacaaagacttgcaactcgacttggacttgaacaccgatgactcgtgacttgacttggactcgagccttttgactcgagaagacttgctacttcccatgaaaactgggggaaaacattttcacacggccgcgccgctctgtttatctgcatctgtcaaaaaaatgtgcggcACCTGTAAGCAGagagcgcgctgcctgaacaacatccaatcactgcagtccatttgaccgtatcaacgagacagctcgttcatggttacaaaaatcgggatttttgaacccggattcagactccgatggaaatccccgccaacattatgtcaacgtccgttttaaagtagtgtaatgagctgagttaaagttattagttaatcagttatgcagatgttgcatgtgttcacgttatgctccgttaccagctgtagttacgcgagacaacccgagttttggggggccgtgaatgcggaagtgttcgttcggcgtggtgacggccaacagtgaccgaagttgagttgttttatttaaataaagccagtcatcgcctccttatttacgctgcagtattggggtgagcgttacagtactataacacagtcacagtcgatccaccattacccttcccttcgtagtctaggtctgtgaggcagcgcaccatcacccagggttccccgtccccactataataaaatgactcgaaatgactcgaaactaaaatgccacgacttgtgactcgacttgagacttgttggctgtgacttgtgactcgacttgagacttgcttcgtcttagactcgacttgactcgggactcgagggcaataacttgagacttgcttgtgacttgcctaacagtgacttgatcccacctctgggtGTAAATTCCAAAGCGGTAAATTATATATCTGGAACCAAATTCTGAAGTTTGTTTTACCGTTTTTTTCATTCATAGGTAATCAACAAATTGACCATCTGACcaatatatttgattaaatgcATCTTTATTGGTATAGACAAAAGTTAATGTTCTGAAAGCTCTGCTGGAGGGACCTAAGAATCTGCaggaaaaaagataaaatattgAATTTGGAAGTTATATAAGTGTATTGGTAGGAATCCGTTTTCCCTATTCCAGATTGTGCATCATATATAGCGTAACCAGCCAAatataatttgatttatttcatgtttataGTGATTGTCTTGGTTACAGCATGTTTAAAGGGACTCCTCTGGATTGGTAGTTggatctgtaaaaaaaaaacccagaagatTCACTTAAGATTCATATTTAGGTGAATGGTTGCCCACAATGCTTTGTTGTTGCAGGATAGCAAACTactctattttacattttaattagcTCAACTCTTTGTTTCATTGAGAGCCAATTAAATCACACAGAAGAACAGAATACTTGGATGAATACAGCCTGATTTTTGGGGCTTGTTTCAAACCCGTCATGATTTCCTTTGCACATGTAGACCACTGGTCTTGGAGATACTTACATTCACATACGTAAGCCACTTCTAGGTACTTGTAAGTTCCGTAACAGGGGTCTCCAAACACTGAGTTGCTCACTGTGATAATACAGCTGTTTTTCCCATTGCAGCTGTGGAGGCAGAGTGACATGAGAGAATACAGACAAACTTGAGATACGGGATAAGGGAATGACAAACTCGTGTATGAAGTTAAATACGCCATGATTTTGATTTCAGCAGCCTTCAACCTAAAGAGTGAGCAATGCACCTTTCAGAGACCACGCTGGTGCTGGGGCGCGAGCAGTCCGTATTTAGGGTCTCAGCGGCAGGCCGTCGGTAGGCGCATGCGCTCTGGTCATGGCGTCCATAAGTGGCACCATAGACGGATATAATCAGACCTTGATCTGacaagagaaggaggaagtgtTGCAAGCAAGGAGAAATTAAAATACAGCTCTTGAAGATCAAAggtaatgtttttttccttcagtcACACAATGAAGAGACGATCTTACCACATTGCAGGTGGGCCAAAGAGTGCTCACACGTCATGTGGTGAACTgtcaaaataacaaatcaaatcaaacatgcattattaACATTCAGTTGACATATTTTGTGCCAGAAGGCTTCTTCTTGAAATCCTTTCAATCACAGCCCACAGCTGACCGGGTGAACTCCATGGGAGCATAATGGCTCCTGTTTGAATCTCCCAAAGCAGGTCCATAAAAGAGGAAATAAGTATACAACAAATCTGAAAGAGAAATGGAGATCCATTTCTCTTTCAGAAATGTATACATAGTCTGACAGTACTAAGGTTTATACATTTAGCAGCCTTGCTTTGAGTTCATGCACTCATGTAACTGACTTGCGGGAAGGCAGGTGAAACTGGTCTGTAGATATTTAAAGGTGCCCACGCAGGGATCTGGTGTTCCGAAAGCATTCACGCTTACTTCACACACCCTTCTCCCATCACACCtgcaacaggaaaaaaacagcattgtAAAAGTCAAGAATTACAAGAAACCAACTTGTTGAGTCATGCAGGTAAATAATCCCTTCCTCATACACTGATGATGTAATCACTGTGGAGGAAGCGGAAGAATACACACAATACTA
This sequence is a window from Pungitius pungitius chromosome 1, fPunPun2.1, whole genome shotgun sequence. Protein-coding genes within it:
- the LOC119223741 gene encoding L-rhamnose-binding lectin SML-like isoform X1 produces the protein MLHFSPTLALAASFMLLIPVVATETVVTCIDDAVQRLSCDTGVIRVQEAFYGRADTDTCSEGRPQSQLANTKCSQDGTAEVLKRRCDGRRVCEVSVNAFGTPDPCVGTFKYLQTSFTCLPAIHHMTCEHSLAHLQCDQGLIISVYGATYGRHDQSACAYRRPAAETLNTDCSRPSTSVVSESCNGKNSCIITVSNSVFGDPCYGTYKYLEVAYVCEYPTTNPEESL